The following nucleotide sequence is from Echeneis naucrates chromosome 5, fEcheNa1.1, whole genome shotgun sequence.
CTGTAGCTGCTGTCCGGTTTGTTTACAGtcggggtggtgggggggtctgtCTGATTGTCTGAACTTGACGATCTGTTCCGGTGATAATAGCAGCGTGGCGGATTAGCCCCAGCTCAAACACACGATGCCTTCGGTTAGCTGTAATTaaggaagaagagaaactgaaacGATTTGACCCCTGACACAGTCCTGCTCATGTCGGCTGTTAGCCGCACGACAGCAGGCTAACACGAGGTTGGGTTCATGGGGTGAAGGAAGGGGACAGTTACAAAATACATTAGTAGAATTTGTATCCGATAACTTAAAAGCTAATCATTTGACTGTCATTTGCTTCTGCAGCTTTGTATTTCATTGTAACCGTAAGTTAAGTCAATGAATGGCTGGCTCCAGCTTCCCGAAGGTGAAttttagctgttttgtttttattaaacttGTATATAGACAACTTTTTGGCCTTTGACCAGGAGTCATCCTTTTATTGGTATTTCACCCACTGAACAGTTTATTAATCAATTAAGTTATCTACAGATAAGTCAATGCATTCAGGTGTGTCTGTagtatttaaattgaaaaatgttGCTGCACAAAGGACTAACTTTCTGGAAGGTGATGGTTATTTAAGTGCATCGCTAAGGTAATCTAGATTATCCATGACACACACTGTCAGCTGTGTAGTTTGAAACTAGGTCTGCAACAGTTCTGCAATACAGCAGTACTGTGCTAAGCTAATACCTGACTGTTACTATTATTCAAATCTTTTCAACATCTGAGGTGAAACAGAGCATGTCTAATCCACAGACACCATGATGCCAGCCAAGTGCAGGAAAACCATACAGTAGTAAAAGACTGAACTACCAGAGAGTAGTAATAGTTACAGTTGAAACATCTGCAGTGAAGGAAGGAAGTTCTAGTATTGCAGTGGAATACAACCTGACATTGGTGCACCAATAAGAATTTGTTAAgaccagagacacagagaaatcTACATCTACATGTCCTCTCAATCTTCAGATGAACAACAACGGGAATAAGAGAGCTCCAACCACAGCCACTCAGCGACTTAAGCAGGATTACCTCAGGATAAAGAAAGACCCTGTGCCTTACATCTGTGCAGAACCTCTCCCCTCCAACATCCTAGAATGGTAAGGTGTTCATCTTGTATGTTGGTGGATGTAAACACTCACCAGGCCTGATACTAATTCAGCTGGTTCAGAAAAAATTTTTCTACGACGTAAAACAGACGACAAATGCTGCTTACATGTTTGCATGTGGCAATGCACGTACTATGAGATTCAAGATGTCAGTCACTTAGAATGAGCAGTGCCAGCAGCTATAAAGACTTACCTGCGGATTATATAATTATCAAAGAATAGTTCTTGTGAATCCAATTATGTTGAATTTTTAGATTAAAAGAGTTGTCTTGCGAAAACTGGTTTGATTGGTTTTACCAGCTTTTCCAGGAAAAcgcaatgaatgaatgaatggacaaACTTTACTGCTGTGATACTGACACTACAATGAAATTGATCACACCAGCAAGAATCACCACAGAAGCACCCTCGAGCCCTTCGGTGGGTCTTTACATGTCTGTCTATCGACACATTTTGTCACAGCTCTGCTCATGTAACTAAAAACCATGTTGTCACGGGATCACCAGCTGCACTCAAGGTGACAAAATCTCTCCGCAGACGTGACTGCTGTAAACTGTCTCTGTTTTAGTTTCTACTACAAAAGGTGTCTTTATAGCCACGTGAGTGCACATACTCACATGGgggtaaagaaaaaacatctcacACTCTCTGCGGCTGGTAATAATGTAAGAAGACTATAGAGTATGCACATATTTGTTCACACACACCATGTCCCTCCAAAAATCGAAAAAAACACCATGAAGTTGTTGTTAAACTCTAACTAGATAGAAATATTAAGTAACAGTATAATAAAAGTCAGATAAAAGCCACATTTGAAATGACTGTGGATGACTCACTTCAATTCACAATGAATTTCCTTTGGGTTACTTGGAAAAAATAATCCATTTATCCCGGATATGTTTACCTACCATAAAAGCAGGTAATGTATAATAGCAGGAGTCAACAGTTGGCTTTGCCAGTTCCTGTTGTTACCTTTGTACATTGGCTTTTTGCACGTCATGCTCTGTTGTAGATGTAATTATAAATGCAGATGCTCCCCTTTTCAactatttatttacattctgACAACTTCGATTATTTGACCAACTCACCCAGGACCTCACAGATGGTGTCCCGTATCTCTTTTGCAGATGTATTTAAAGATGATCTATTTCAATTGAAATGTACGATACTAAGTGTGCAAACAGTACTCACTGAAGCCTTatgctattttatttattttttttactttattttttctttatttactttattttttcttttactttattttttttactgaagttaGGACATTATTGACCAAAATTTAAGGTGTTTACCTTACACACACccctttttatgtttatgttggATTACAGTTTAAGTGCCATTTCCAGCCAGGTCAGACTTGAGTAATAACAAGGCATGATCACTGTTCACTGTCTATCATTCatcataatgaaataataatatcaattaCGTTATTTAATTTACAGTATTTTACAATGACGATTGGCTCAGCtcaatttttgtgtgtgtaaacttCGCCCAAGGAACAATGATTATTGAAGTTAACCAATGACAGAAATTCACAGCGTAGGCAGGAAAAGGTACGTGAATGAACCTCAGTAACACATAagtgggttttatttttgttttttttgcacatttgcatAGAGCATGTTATGTTTCATGAGCTCTGACATCTGGCAAAGAGCAGCTTGACACTCATTTGTCTGAAAAATCCTTCCTGAATGGTGGAAATGTCTGACTGGCAGCTAAGGGAGAATTTGTTTGAGGTTCACCTTCTTTTTCCACCAGCACTGTGACTGTTTAAAGGTTGCACTCAGTAAAGAACAACAAACTATTATAATTGTTTCTCTTTTAATAGGTCCAGCAAACCCTTATTTTTCTACATGTGTACCTTTTTATCCATtgcagattattttattttatgtaactTTTTTCCAACCAGCAACAAGAGGAGAAGAATGAGAGTTACATTTTAGTTGAAAATGGTAAAATGAGATACCAAACTGTTGTCATAAGCTTTGCATGTGGCAGCATGTGATGTGCATGTAAATATGCTCctcccctctgctgctgttcccCACTGTGTGATGAAGTAAACCCAGACCCTAGTCCTGGGAACTCTGGAGTTTAATGTGGAGCTTCAATTAGTAGGTGCTTAATTCATTTACaaccattttaaaattaatGGCCAAATATTTAGATAATGAGTGAAGCAgtaaacagtttgaaatatgTTTCTCAAATGTGAGGACCCCTTATAGTAAACTAAACATTTTTAAGTTTAAGACCATGATCCAAAACAGGATATTTTAATGATGTGATCAGGAACTGTGGATACTATGATGagcaattttcagttttctggtGTTTTGTAAACCAAATTCATTTATTGAGAAAATGGCAGGCAGATCAGACTGTTGCAGCCTAAGATGTATGATATGCATCTTTGTATTAGAGCACTATGATGTGCATTATAATGCTAacaatgggtaaaaaaaaaaaaaacaacagaaatttaAAGGAGACGCTGAAGTGAAACAACCGGAGGATGGCGATTTCACCACCTCCCCTTTTTATGGCTTCAAAGGAAATTATGTACGGATAGCTGAGCAGCTACTCTATATTTTTCTGGctaactgattttttttcctgtcttctttAGGCACTATGTAGTCAGAGGTCCTGAGAAAACGCCATATGAAGGTAAAAGCCCATGTTTTTAAACTATAGTGACATTGGTGCAGGATGTGTCCCAGACTACCACTGGAATTTTCATCTGTCAGGTGATATCATATCTGGTTTCATTTCAGGAGGATATTATCATGGAAAACTCATATTTCCTCGGGAATTTCCTTTTAAACCACCAAGTATCTATATGATAACACCAAATGGCAGATTTAAGTGTAACACAAGGTGAGAATTTACTATCTTATTGATGTattgaaagaaaatgaggaTTATAAGAATGTTCATGTCTCAGCACCAGTGACAGCCAAAACTTGTTTTTGGCCATAACTCACAAATTCAAATGCTGATTATGACccagtttaataaaaaaaatctccaaataTTAATTGATGAAAATTTAAGtccaaatgtttttctgctttaaaaaaaaaaaaaattattattattcaatgcTTATCCCATGCTGCAACTTTAGCTGCAGGAACTTTCCCCAGACACCAGGAACCAGGGACACTTTCTACCTACTTTCCAGTGGCTTGCagttctgaacatttctgattgGTCGAGTACCAATTGTGCTCTATTTCCCCCACAATGTCTActctgcagttgtgtgttttgcagcatCTGTGTCCTTGCCAGGGTGGATTTACTGAACAACTCTGCAACATGATTAAGCACAATGAACCAAAGCACCGCTTAAATATCCTTCATGCTAACAGGCTGTTGACTTGCAGAATggctatctatctatctatcactTCACATGGCCTCATCGTAGTTTTTGTGttgcccttttttattttttttcttaccgCCAACCATTATTGGGGTTACAATTTGGTTGCTTTTTCATATGTCATCGGTCTGATTTACATAATCTCCATCGCACTTCAGGCTACGGAATGCCACGAACAAAGAGCCACATTGTTTCCACTTTGACTACTAAAAGGTGCCCCACCAAACATACGGAATGCTTTGTTTTGACACTACCGTGTTAATCTAAAAACCATTATAAAGGATTGTaccttttgtttggtttgaagACATTTAACCATAGTGTgcaaattttattgaaaaattctTTGGTCAATATTTTCAAACTTTGCGTGTGTTTCCTCCACAGGTTATGTTTGTCCATCACAGATTTCCATCCAGACACGTGGAACCCCGCATGGTCAGTCTCCACCATCCTCACGGGTCTGCTCAGCTTCATGGTTGAGAAGGGCCCCACCCTTGGGAGCATTGAGAC
It contains:
- the ube2j2 gene encoding ubiquitin-conjugating enzyme E2 J2, whose amino-acid sequence is MNNNGNKRAPTTATQRLKQDYLRIKKDPVPYICAEPLPSNILEWHYVVRGPEKTPYEGGYYHGKLIFPREFPFKPPSIYMITPNGRFKCNTRLCLSITDFHPDTWNPAWSVSTILTGLLSFMVEKGPTLGSIETSDYTKRQLSAQSLAFNLKDKVFCELFPDVVDEMKQKQKAQEELSVRTQPLPLPDVVPDGDPQHAHYGLPAINGGPVPLGAANPAPGLQQANRNHGLLGGALANLFVIVGFAAFAYTVKYVLRSIAQE